The segment gaaaagatatttataaaaaggaaaaatatatgtTGTGAAAATAAGTATATGAGAATGAAAATATATCTTATAATAATGTGAttcataaaaaggaaagttaaaaaaaaacatttttgatgttttattgtaaaacataatatatttattttaaataaaaaaaattattgatatcAATCTATTTTATCAGATtattacaaatgttaatttaagtaacgtataataaatatatttgatgaactaaaaatattttataactgctACTATCGAGATCTTTTTTCACTTTtgcatttttcttcttttgataaattttaattttgtttcataGTAGTATATACTTGTTTagcaaactatatataaaaatatatcaaaatttaatcaAACATAATATACCACTAATTGTTTTtaattcttaatatatttttttgtttttatatattatacaacatAAGATACCTATAATAAGAATACAAAAAATGTGAGCATTTATGGTTaagattattataatatttagtttttcttcTATACAACTAAAGTGTAAAGTTACTTAGAATTGacaaaacattattatttacaaatcgATATCTATTCATGAGTTTGAAAATTGTTATCGATAATGTCCGTTTATAAAAATTGTGCATATCACACTTCagttttatactatttttacaaatgaaaaatataaaattaactatgaaattaaaattacatatttaagatGAAATACTGAACTAAAGCAATAAATAAAACTTATCAAATTAGCTTAAGAGAAGCAAACGTAGTTATACTCAATTTCAAGAAACACGTGTAACTCAATATAACCCACAAGATAAGtaatttacataataaaaatttctatatcaaaaataaaaagtataaataccaataaacaaattaattaaaattttattctatttCAGCACAAAAATACTATGGTTGTTGAACACATattatgattatatttaaagaaataaatgcAATCTAATATACTCAAATAATAACCAAATcaactaaatattatatatccaaattaCATAtctaagtaaaataaaataatattatttaaaataaatcatacataaaatgaaaaacaatttaattaaaattagaatataaataattttataatatatttattttgtaattatttatatttgtgcgCATAGcggaaacacacaaaaaaacctAGTGGGCTTGGGATAGGAACATCAAGCCCAATAAATAGAATTGGAAAGACGAAACAAgtggattttaaaaatagaaagagaGTTGGGAGGAGGAGGGGGAGGGGGATTACACAGTTGTATTCTTCATTCCATCAAAGGCAAGAAAATGTTTACGGGATTATCTTCTCCTTCTGCACTCAAATCCAATCCTCCCGCTAACTCCATCCGGCCAACAGACTCATCAAATACGCAGATCGAGGATCTATCCGCGATCACCGATCACAACCACCCAAACCTGTAGGAAAAGTCAAAAAACATTTCTCAAATGGGGAGGGTACTGGCGATGTTGACGGCGGCCGCGGCGGTCGTGGCTTGCTCGGTGGCGGCGGTGATGGTGAGAGGGAGGGTGAAGCGACGGAGGAAGTGGAGGAAGGTGGTTGGGTTACTGAAGGATCTGGAGGAATCGTTTGAGACGCCGTTGGGGAGGCTGAGGCAGATGGTGGATGCTGTGGCTGTGGAGATGCAAGCTGGTTTGGTCTCTGAAGGAGGTTCTAAGCTTAAGATGCTCCTCACTTTCGTCGATGATCTTCCCAATGGGTTAgagacatatatattcttacatGTGCCAATGTTTGTTGGTTAAAGATAAATGACATAAAGGATCGATTTTTATGTAATGTATTTAATGTCAGGAGGGAGAGAGGAACTTATTACGCGCTTCATCTAGGAGGATCTTACTTTAGGATAATAAGGGTTCATTTGGGTGGAGAAAGGTCGAGTCTTGAAGTTGAAGATATCGAAAGACATAGCATACCCACATCTTTGTTGAATAGCACCAGCGAGGTAACTATGCTTGCCTCCTCGTGGTTGTCTTGTTCCATTCCAAGCTCggtttttataatatatactacttgttttatttattttttgttgttgatgtGCAGGTTCTCTTTGACTTTCTGGCATCATCCTTGCAGAAGTTTATTGAGAAAGAAGGAAAAGAGTCCAGTTCGTCGCAAGATGTGAAAAGGGAACTTGCGTTTACTTTTTCTTTCCCGGTCAAACAAACGTCTCTCTCTTCCGGTGTTCTCATCAAATGGACCAAAGGTTTCGCAATTAGTGAAATGGTTAGTTCAATTTGTTTCTGGGACTCTTTTTTACATGTCTGCCCTTATAAAGGTTAATTATAAGGCTTCATTACGTCATCTCAATCTGTGACGCAGTTAGGACAATGGTTGGATCAAATGAAACGTATAACCATCTCAATCCATATCATATTCTTCTTGCATTTTGAGTTCGGTTTGAGGGAAATGTAGTCCCCCTATTCTGCGTCAAGCGTTTGCGCaccattttttctcttatgtttcTTGACACGTTGATAATATTAGGCTGGGGAAGATATTGCTGAATGTTTACAAGGAGCGTTGGACAGGAGAGGGCTAGATATACACGTTGCTGCTCTTGTAAGTGCTTTTGTTACTGCAATAGACTCCTATCCTTGGGGAACTGCTCCTTCATCCATTATTACGATTCCTTTGAAGTTTCTCCGTTATGTTTCACACTCCGTTTACAAAATTCTATTCAAAAGGAAGTAGCATGAGAATTGGTTCTAATATTAGTAGTTTCACTGTTTGAGCAGGTGAATGATACAGTTGGGGCCCTGTCCTATGGGCATTATCATGACCCAGACACGATTGCCGCTGTTGTCTTTGGAACAGGTAGTAACGCATGTTACCTCGAACGAACTGATGCCATAATCAAGTGTCAGAATCCGCGCACAACTTCTGGAAGCATGGTATTCATCCCAAGAAACCTGCATTTTTAGATTCATGTGGGTTTAGTATAGAATATTTTCGTCTAatgatttactctttttttaTGTGTTAGGTGGTGAACATGGAGTGGGGAAACTTTTGGTCATCTCGTCTGCCAAGAACTTTATATGACATTGAGTTGGATGCAGAGAGTTTAAACTCAAATGACATGGTAATGTTTTGCTAATTTCCCTTTTTCCTCCTCTTTTAGTTTCGTCTTGTTTTCGATGTTTATCATCAGGTAACCAATGAGCAGTGAAGATGAACAAGTGTGTGTGTTTTTCATATAGGGATTTGAGAAGATGATAGGAGGGATGTATCTTGGAGACATTGTCCGCAGAGTAATTCTTCGTATGTCACAAGAATCGGACATCTTTGGACCCATCTCTTCCATTTTATCGACGCCTTTCGTTCTAAGGTTCATTTCCTTCTGTATCTGTTTTATTTACGAAGTTATCACGAATTATATATGTGCTAAAAAGTCTCAGGTAATGGTAGCTAGTAGTTTGTATTTTGCGTAGTGTAGTCATCCGagtttatatatacatgtttaagtccaatatatatttttctaatcaCAGAACAAACTCAGTGTCAGCAATGCACGAAGATGACACACCAGAGTTGCATGAAGTAGCAACAATCTTGAAACATTTAGGGGTAAATGTTTATGCTATTCCACAAATATCGAAAACAAATgaatgatgatatatatacaatCCCCATCACTTAAACGACCTATCTCCCTGGTTCATAACAACAGGTACCCAAGGTACAACTGAAGGTGAGGAAACTTGTAGTGAAGATATGCGATGTAGTGACACGCAGAGCAGCTAGGCTATCAGCAGCAGGAATCTCAGGAATCTTGAAGAAGGTAGGGAGAGATGGGagcggaggaggagaaggaagaagaagaagcatcgGTAAGCAGATGATGAGAAGAACGGTGATTGCAGTAGAAGGTGGTCTCTATTCGAATTACAAGATGTTTAGAGAATACATGGACGAAGCTTTGAGAGATATATTGGGAGACGACGTGGCTCGACATGTAGTGATTAAGGCCATGGAAGATGGCTCAAGCATCGGTTCTGCATTGTTGTTGGCTTCATCACATAGCGTTCGGACCATATCGAACATATGAATAGTTGCTTAGATTAAGAATGTATAGTTTAATTGTTTGTTTCAGACGCATGTAGGTAAATATTTTTGTCTCTTCTGTTCATATCCATAATTATATCACACTTAACTATttaatagaaaattttatcactTGTTTCTAAAAACAACGAATTAAATTCTTGTTCAAATACACAATAAATCCAAAAAGAAAGATTAATTGAAGTAAAAAGCGAAAAACATAAACTGCTGTTTCAGAGATATGTCATTGTTACAGCTAGAAAAAGAAGCCGACAGAAACGCACACTAAAGATATGACAAACAAAGAGAAGCTTTGAGGATTGGTTACTCATCGCCTTGGCCATCTTCCTTCACCAGTTTGATCATGTCATCAATTCGCAGAATGGTAATGGCTGCCTCGGTTGCAAACTGGTCACAAGACAAAAGCTCGTTTAAGACAACTCGGTTTTATAATAAATCTGTTTGATGTGAAAAACTAAAGTCAAAAAGGCTTCACCTGAATAATTTTCACTTTGCTCATCGCTGGTTCGATCACTCCAGCTTCCAAATTGTTACGGATGGTTCCATTAACAAGATCAAGTCCCATGCTGCATTTGCGTTTTCCCAATAAGCATAAAGCCAATGAGCTAAACATTTTCAAGCGAGACCTCAAGAGGAGAAAGATATAGATAACAATATAGCTTGTTACCTTGAATAGTGCTTCTTATCAGCCTTGGTTTGTGCGGTGTGGTGGTATGCTCTCAGTTTAGCTACCAACTCGGTTGCATCCTTTGCAGCGTTTACTGCAAGCACCTACATGTGAATAAGGATGTGATAAGCATTGGACAATAAGACCATATTTAAAAgatcagttatatatatatgaaaaaggATTTTAGGTCGCACCTTTGGTATAATCAATAGTGCATCTGCAAATTCAGCAATGGCCAATTGTTCGCGAGAGCCCAAGGTTGTAGCCAGGTGCTCCAGATAGACAGACAACGCTGATTCAACTGCACCTCCACCAGCAACCACCTGTTTGACACGAAACAGAGTGTTGCATAAAACCAGAAATGTGGTAATCGTCAGCAAATGAAACAAATGTCTCTTAACAGGTAGGAAAAGGATATTACCGTGTTGGACTCGAGGGTCCTCTTGACAATACATAAAGAATCGTGCAGTGCTCTCTCCATCTCATCAAGCATGTAGTCATTTGCACCTCTCAAGATCAAGGAGACCTAACAGACAAGAAACTTATGAAGTCATGACAAAGCTAGACTTAACTTTGGTAACTTTAAATAACTTGGGataactttaaataaaatatacgaTGATATAGTAGTGTCAAGTCAACCATTAAGCATGAACTAGAGCAAAAAGCAAATGACATACCGCACTGCTCGTTTTGGTTCCCTTTATCAATACAACATCATCATCTGCGATTCTCTCCTCCACAACTTCTTCTGCAGTTCCAAGGTGTGCCGGATCAAATGTTTCTTCCCCCTCCATGTCAGCAAAAGTGGTGACCTGAAAGCAAAGAACAAGGATTTAGATATGATCTGAAGTTTCACaaacatattttagtttttgtaaaTTAGGTTCTAATGCTTTTAGTATTAAAAAGGAAGAATAACTGAGGAAGTACCAGGGTTGCTCCAGTTGCTTTGGCAACATGGCGCATGTCTTCTTTGCGGACACGCCTAACAGCAATAGCTCCAGCCTCTACAAAGTACTGAAATAAACGCAAACAAAGTGAGAACACAAGGATTTCAATACCTTTGATGAATAAACATAAAGGAAAGTAATACTCAAATACTTTGTAACTAAGTAATGGGTAAGGGtagagaaaaaaatcatttgtctTCAATCTTACTTTAAGTGCCATGTCGTCAATTCCCTTCGTGGTCAAAATGACATTGGCCCCAGCTTTAAGAAGTTTCTCTATCCGCTCTTTGGTCATGTCAGCTTCTctgtaaaacaaaatattcagTAA is part of the Raphanus sativus cultivar WK10039 chromosome 5, ASM80110v3, whole genome shotgun sequence genome and harbors:
- the LOC108862834 gene encoding hexokinase-4, which encodes MGRVLAMLTAAAAVVACSVAAVMVRGRVKRRRKWRKVVGLLKDLEESFETPLGRLRQMVDAVAVEMQAGLVSEGGSKLKMLLTFVDDLPNGRERGTYYALHLGGSYFRIIRVHLGGERSSLEVEDIERHSIPTSLLNSTSEVLFDFLASSLQKFIEKEGKESSSSQDVKRELAFTFSFPVKQTSLSSGVLIKWTKGFAISEMAGEDIAECLQGALDRRGLDIHVAALVNDTVGALSYGHYHDPDTIAAVVFGTGSNACYLERTDAIIKCQNPRTTSGSMVVNMEWGNFWSSRLPRTLYDIELDAESLNSNDMGFEKMIGGMYLGDIVRRVILRMSQESDIFGPISSILSTPFVLRTNSVSAMHEDDTPELHEVATILKHLGVPKVQLKVRKLVVKICDVVTRRAARLSAAGISGILKKVGRDGSGGGEGRRRSIGKQMMRRTVIAVEGGLYSNYKMFREYMDEALRDILGDDVARHVVIKAMEDGSSIGSALLLASSHSVRTISNI
- the LOC108862833 gene encoding T-complex protein 1 subunit alpha; this translates as MSISAQNPDISGERQSGQDVRTQNVMACQAVSNIVKTSLGPVGLDKMLVDDIGDVTITNDGATILRMLEVEHPAAKVLVELAELQDREVGDGTTSVVIVAAELLKRANDLVRNKIHPTSIISGYRLAMREACKYIEEKLVTKVEKLGKAPLINCAKTSMSSKLISGDSDFFANLVVDAVLSVKMTNQRGEIKYPIKGINILKAHGQSAKDSYLLNGYALNTGRAAQGMPLRVSPAKIACLDFNLQKTKMQLGVQVVVNDPRELEKIRQREADMTKERIEKLLKAGANVILTTKGIDDMALKYFVEAGAIAVRRVRKEDMRHVAKATGATLVTTFADMEGEETFDPAHLGTAEEVVEERIADDDVVLIKGTKTSSAVSLILRGANDYMLDEMERALHDSLCIVKRTLESNTVVAGGGAVESALSVYLEHLATTLGSREQLAIAEFADALLIIPKVLAVNAAKDATELVAKLRAYHHTAQTKADKKHYSSMGLDLVNGTIRNNLEAGVIEPAMSKVKIIQFATEAAITILRIDDMIKLVKEDGQGDE